From the genome of Pirellulaceae bacterium:
TGAGACTATTTCAGTCAATGCGCGACGGCAATTGTCCAGTTCTGATGCTGGTAAGTGGACATGAATCGTGAACGAATGAAACTCACCTTCGTAGTCAGGCCGTAGCGCTTCAACGCTCAGCGTCCTGGATCGAACGACCATCTTTCGTGGCGAACCGTGGATCGATCGCAATTGCTCATCCGCAATGACAACGATAGACCACAGACTCTTTTGGTGTCCACAGCCCAATACCACTTCTCGCATGGCAAATTCAATCCTTACGGAATCAATGGACAGGTGGCCGAATGTGCTCGACTTGGCCGACGGCTAGTCTTTGTTGGTATTCACGCCACGACATCGCTGGAATGTCGGAAGGGCGCTCGACCATGTCGATGCAGCCGCTGACGGGGCAGACAAAGCTGCACAAGTTGCAGCCCACACAAGTCGCTTCTTGGATGGTGTATACGTTGACTCGCCCATCACCCAGCCCTGGCATGAATTGGCTGCGGCCACTGCGCTGCAGCTGACTCGTTGCGCCCGCGCCATAGGTGGCGAGATACTGATCGATCGGCGTCGGCAGGAGGCGGATCGACTGATGAGCACCGTCTTCGCAAGCCGCATAACACAGCCCACAGTGGATGCATTTCTGTTGATCGATTTGAGCGACCACCTTGTAACCCAAATTCAAATCACCCCAGTCGCCGACGCGCTGCACGCTAGCGCCTCGAAAATCGTCCAGGCGTTGGATTCCCTTGCTCATCATCCAGTGTTGCAGGCCGGATATCATTTGATCGACTATGCGGAAGCCAAAGTGCATGGCTGCCGTACACACCTGGACAGTGCTAGCCCCCAACAACAGGTGCTCGACCGCATCTTGCCAGGCCTGAATTCCGCCAATGCCGGAAATGGGCCGGCATATCTCCGGATCGCTAGCGATGGCATGGACCATATTCAGCGCAATCGGCTTGACTGCCGGTCCACAGTATCCGCCGTGGGAACCGCG
Proteins encoded in this window:
- the preA gene encoding NAD-dependent dihydropyrimidine dehydrogenase subunit PreA, which produces MQPLPDLSCDCAGIRSPNPFWLASGPPTNTGDQCCRAFEAGWGGVVWKTISHEPIVNVSSRYGSLDYDGRRMMGFNNIELISDRPLDENLREIADTKRRFPNHAVIVSLMVESKQQAWHDIVRRAEDTGCDGLELNFGCPHGMSERGMGSAVGQVPEYAEMITAWVKEIATTPVLVKLTPNVTDVRTIGRAAARGGADGLSLINTINSIIGIDLDTFQPIPHVQGRGSHGGYCGPAVKPIALNMVHAIASDPEICRPISGIGGIQAWQDAVEHLLLGASTVQVCTAAMHFGFRIVDQMISGLQHWMMSKGIQRLDDFRGASVQRVGDWGDLNLGYKVVAQIDQQKCIHCGLCYAACEDGAHQSIRLLPTPIDQYLATYGAGATSQLQRSGRSQFMPGLGDGRVNVYTIQEATCVGCNLCSFVCPVSGCIDMVERPSDIPAMSWREYQQRLAVGQVEHIRPPVH